In the Magnolia sinica isolate HGM2019 chromosome 15, MsV1, whole genome shotgun sequence genome, one interval contains:
- the LOC131228111 gene encoding putative disease resistance protein RGA3, translated as MAELVVSGLFQVIIEKLASPILEQCERLWGVREEMGKLRSTLSTIKAVLEDAEEKQVNSKALQDWLGKLKCVVYDAEDILDDFTTEAEAEAKVEAKRRKVEIGDYIKNVCTFFSASNPRVSRSNMAAKIKEIGRRLDAIAEERSKFHLKEVEQVLEIRGREPTDSFVIESDVYGREEDKKNVMELLIREDNGEDVTVIPIVGMGGLGKTTLAQLAFNDERAAKHFELRMWVCVSDDFSVSRVTKDIIESATNSKCDLPNMDQLQRRLRELLSEKKFLLVLDDVWDEKPMNWDRLKQFLRGTRGSKIIVTTRSEKVASIMGTIPSHNLTVLSEADCWSLFKQRAFVHGQQEHPNLVMHGKEIVKKCGGVPLAAKTLGSLMRLKTEEREWLLVRHSEIWNLPEDENHILPALKLSYYHLPSHLKQCFAYCSIFPKDYEIEKKKLIQLWMAEGFLQSSSDGIKQMEDIGGEYFNNLLWRSFFQEVQKDNDGNIEWCKMHDLVHDLACSVAGNECSILKVKNAVSISNMSRARRLSLECEYSNCVLTVKNDMGTANHLRTLLVLGTWKNASVSCELWVHFRCLRLLDLSRVNVTMQSLVSIGELKLLRYLDLSDTRIKALPESISTLHHLQTLRLSGLYEISELPMDMSKMTSLRHLEISPCYGLTHMPANMGELKFLRTLPIFIVGKDSGCGIRELQGLNLGGELTIRNLENVTCAADAQVANLKEKPNLHELHFLWGWDIDLQLEGIIEQTLEGLQPHPNLKRLVVEGYVGVRFPQWMSNSLLLNLIEISLTNCRRCEQLPSLGQLPFLKVLEVNLMDAVKRIDNHFCGNVITQGFPSLEKLTIGNMPNLEEWSGFNGREVFPCLKQLLVDRCPKLESITGELGNLAVLKSLNILKCDKLVSLPEELQNSTSLHWLMIENCNSLTSLRIQGLSSLQNLSIQHCKSLTSLIGGLQHLTALKSLKIDECPELASLPEGMQHLTALHELSISGFEKLTSLPEWLQRATTLQRPEIKNCESQTALPEGIGNLSLLRILKIGNFEKLECLPSGLQLLTNLQYLTIIGFPSLTALPEGIGNLSLLRELMIDNCEKLECLPSGLQLLTNLWTLKIGRLPSLTALPEGMGNLSSLQQLDIENCKKLECLSSGLQLLTNLRRLTIWRLPSLTALPEGIGNLSSLQYLWIGDCEKLECLPSGLQLLTNLQHLTIIGCPQLKKRCKKEKGEDWHYIAHIPRIQILEWRRRV; from the coding sequence ATGGCAGAATTAGTTGTATCAGGCCTTTTTCAAGTGATTATCGAAAAACTAGCCTCCCCAATCCTAGAACAGTGTGAACGTTTGTGGGGTGTTCGCGAGGAGATGGGAAAACTAAGAAGTACCTTATCTACGATAAAAGCTGTGCTTGAAGATGCAGAGGAGAAGCAGGTAAATAGCAAGGCGCTGCAGGATTGGCTGGGAAAGCTGAAATGTGTGGTTTATGATGCAGAAGATATATTGGATGATTTCACAACAGAAGCGGAAGCGGAAGCAAAAGTAGAAGCTAAACGCAGAAAAGTGGAGATTGGGGATTACATTAAGAACGTATGCACCTTCTTTTCGGCATCCAACCCACGGGTGTCCCGTTCAAATATGGCAGCTAAGATAAAGGAGATAGGGCGGAGATTAGATGCGATTGCTGAAGAGAGGTCTAAATTCCATTTGAAAGAGGTAGAACAGGTGTTGGAGATTCGAGGCCGAGAACCAACTGACTCGTTTGTAATCGAGTCAGATGTTTACGGAAGGGAGGAAGATAAAAAAAACGTAATGGAATTACTGATTAGGGAGGATAACGGAGAGGATGTTACAGTCATCCCCATAGTCGGTATGGGGGGCCTTGGGAAGACCACACTCGCTCAATTAGCTTTCAATGACGAGAGGGCAGCGAAGCATTTCGAGCTAAGAATGTGGGTTTGTGTGTCGGATGATTTCAGTGTGAGTAGGGTAACAAAAGATATCATAGAGTCAGCAACCAATAGCAAATGTGATCTCCCAAACATGGATCAACTGCAGCGTCGCCTCCGAGAATTGCTGAGTGAGAAGAAGTTTTTACTTGTgttggatgatgtgtgggatgAAAAACCTATGAACTGGGATCGATTGAAACAATTTCTCAGAGGAACTAGGGGTAGTAAAATCATTGTAACTACCCGTAGTGAAAAAGTTGCATCAATCATGGGCACTATCCCTTCACACAATTTGACAGTATTATCAGAAGCTGATTGTTGGTCTCTGTTCAAGCAACGAGCGTTTGTGCATGGACAACAAGAACATCCAAATCTCGTAATGCACGGAAAGGAAATTGTAAAGAAGTGTGGTGGTGTCCCATTGGCGGCAAAGACGCTCGGAAGCTTGATGCGCCTTAAAACAGAGGAAAGAGAGTGGCTGCTTGTCAGACACAGTGAAATTTGGAATCTTCCTGAAGATGAAAATCACATTTTACCAGCTCTAAAGTTGAGTTATTATCATCTTCCATCACATTTGAAGCAATGCTTTGCCTACTGCTCAATATTTCCAAAAGATTATGAAATTGAAAAGAAGAAACTGATCCAACTTTGGATGGCCGAAGGTTTCCTTCAATCATCATCAGATGGAATTAAACAAATGGAAGACATTGGTGGAGAGTATTTTAATAATCTGTTGTGGCGGTCCTTCTTTCAAGAAGTTCAGAAAGATAATGATGGGAATATAGAATGGTGCAAGATGCATGACCTCGTGCATGATCTTGCATGCTCCGTTGCAGGGAATGAATGCTCAATTCTGAAGGTCAAGAATGCAGTTAGTATCTCTAACATGAGCCGGGCTCGTCGTTTGTCCTTGGAGTGCGAGTATAGTAATTGCGTCCTAACAGTCAAGAATGACATGGGAACAGCAAACCATTTGCGAACACTGCTTGTGCTTGGAACATGGAAGAATGCCAGCGTTTCTTGTGAACTGTGGGTACATTTTAGGTGCTTGCGCCTGTTAGATTTAAGCAGAGTAAATGTCACTATGCAGTCGTTGGTTTCAATTGgtgagttgaaactcctgagataTCTCGACCTGTCTGATACTAGAATAAAAGCCCTTCCTGAATCTATCAGCACTCTTCACCACTTGCAAACCTTGAGACTGTCGGGGCTTTATGAAATTTCAGAGTTACCCATGGACATGAGCAAAATGACTAGCCTAAGACATCTTGAAATCAGTCCATGCTATGGATTGACCCATATGCCAGCTAATATGGGAGAATTGAAGTTCCTTCGGACGTTGCCAATATTCATCGTTGGTAAGGATAGTGGATGTGGTATAAGAGAGCTGCAGGGCCTAAACCTTGGAGGAGAATTGACTATTCGAAACCTTGAGAATGTGACGTGTGCAGCAGATGCCCAGGTTGCCAACTTGAAGGAGAAGCCAAACCTTCATGAGTTACACTTTTTATGGGGTTGGGATATTGATCTTCAGTTGGAAGGAATTATTGAGCAAACACTCGAAGGCCTCCAACCGCATCCAAATCTCAAAAGGTTGGTGGTGGAAGGGTATGTGGGTGTCAGATTTCCGCAATGGATGAGTAATTCGTTGCTTTTGAATCTGATTGAAATCTCACTGACTAATTGCAGAAGATGCGAGCAGCTCCCATCACTTGGCCAATTACCATTCCTTAAGGTTCTTGAAGTAAATTTAATGGATGCTGTGAAACGCATTGACAACCATTTCTGTGGCAATGTTATTACACAGGGATTCCCGTCACTGGAAAAACTCACCATCGGAAATATGCCTAATTTAGAGGAGTGGTCAGGATTCAATGGAAGAGAAGTATTCCCCTGCCTCAAACAATTACTTGTCGACAGATGCCCAAAGCTCGAGTCTATAACAGGGGAGCTTGGAAACCTTGCTGTTCTCAAGTCTCTGAATATTTTAAAATGTGATAAGCTGGTATCATTGCCAGAGGAGTTACAAAACTCCACATCTCTCCATTGGCTGATGATTGAAAATTGCAATAGTCTAACGTCCTTGAGAATACAAGGCTTGAGCTCTCTTCAAAATCTTTCCATTCAGCATTGTAAAAGCCTAACGAGTTTGATAGGGGGGCTGCAACACCTCACTGCCTTAAAATCTTTGAAGATTGATGAATGTCCAGAACTGGCTTCTTTACCAGAGGGTATGCAACACCTCACGGCTCTTCACGAATTAAGCATCAGCGGATTTGAGAAGTTAACATCTTTGCCGGAATGGTTACAGCGTGCCACAACACTGCAACGGCCTGAAATCAAAAATTGCGAAAGTCAAACGGCTCTGCCAGAGGGGATAGGAAACCTGTCATTGCTTCGAATATTGAAAATCGGCAATTTTGAAAAACTGGAGTGTTTGCCATCCGGGCTACAACTCCTAACAAACCTCCAATATCTAACGATCATTGGTTTTCCAAGTCTAACGGCTCTGCCAGAGGGGATAGGAAACCTGTCATTGCTTCGAGAATTGATGATCGACAATTGTGAAAAACTGGAGTGTTTACCATCCGGgctgcaactcctaacaaaccTCTGGACTCTAAAAATCGGGAGATTGCCAAGTCTAACGGCGCTGCCTGAGGGGATGGGAAACCTATCCTCACTTCAACAGTTGGATATTGAGAATTGTAAAAAATTGGAGTGTTTGTCATCCGGgctgcaactcctaacaaaccTCCGAAGGCTAACAATCTGGAGATTGCCAAGTCTAACGGCTCTGCCAGAAGGGATAGGAAACCTGTCCTCGCTTCAATATTTGTGGATTGGGGATTGTGAAAAATTAG